The following proteins come from a genomic window of Nicotiana tomentosiformis chromosome 12, ASM39032v3, whole genome shotgun sequence:
- the LOC138903367 gene encoding uncharacterized protein, giving the protein MRILESHEVDFTTFQLEGRAGRWWQSYLLGRPAGSPPMTWGQFIQLFLDRYIPPSKREELRYQFEQLEQGQMSVTDYEVRFSELSRHALMILPTDAKRVQRFVAGLHSGIRDNMAREVEMGTSYQLAVEIAQRIEGYHQRGREHAQQEKRACFFGEFRGAPAKGRGQFGRGQPSRPPYSSPPPPRGALACPYFSATLESSYCPQPSRVLPVGTQVTRVLPAPNLVPCRRAHTAQRLFRLLPVGLQAIRLKIHEKNCPVHDLELAAIAHALKILRHYLYGVSCEVYTNHRNLQHLFNQRDLNLRQRRWLELLKDYDITILYHPGKANVVADALSRKADSMGSLTFISAGERLLALDIQSLANRLVRLDISEPSQVLACVIARSSLLGQIKVR; this is encoded by the exons atgaggatactggagtctcatgaggttgacttcactactttccagttggAGGGAAGGGCcggtagatggtggcagtcttatcttcttggcagaccagcgggttctcctcccatgacttggggccAGTTCATACAgcttttcctggataggtatattccaccctcaaAGCGGGAAGAGTTGCGGTATCAATTTGAGCAGCttgagcagggtcagatgtcagtgaccgactatgaggtgagattttctgagttgtctcgccatgcacttatgatacttcctacagACGCTAAGAGAGtacagaggtttgttgcggggctGCACTCCGGTATTAGGGAcaatatggcccgagaggttgagatggggacatCTTATCAGCTGGCAGTGGAGATTGCTcagaggattgagggctaccatCAGAGAGGGAGAGAGCACGCGCAGCAGGAAAAGAGGGCCTGTTTctttggagagtttagaggtgccccggctaagggtagaggtcagtttgggaggggtcagcctagcaggcccccatattcatcgccaccacctcctcgaggtgctctagcGTGCCCCTATTTCAGCGCCACACTAGAGAGTTCTTACTGCCCCCAGCCATCCAGGGTTCTTCCGGTGGGTACTCAGGTTACCAGGGTTCTTCCAGCTCCTAATTTAGTGCCATGCCGGAGAGCTCATACCGCCCAACGGCTATTCAGGCTTCTTCCAGTGGGTCtacaggccatcagg ctgaagattcatgagaagaattgcCCTGTGCACGATCTAGAGCTAGCCGCGATTgctcatgctcttaagatattgaggcattatctgtatggggtgtcatgtgaggtttatactaaTCATCGCAacttacagcatttgttcaaccagagggatctcaatttgaggcagcgtagatggctcgaattactgaaggattatgacatcaccattctttatcatccgggcaaggcaaatgtggtcgcggatgccttaagCAGAAAGGCAGACAGTATGGGTAGCTTGACATTCATATCAGCAGGGGAGAGGctactagctttggacattcagtccttggctaacagacttgtgaggttggatatttcagagcctagccaagttcttgcatgtgttattGCTCGGTCTTCATTATTGGGGCAGATCAAGGTCCgatag